In a single window of the Actinomycetota bacterium genome:
- a CDS encoding pirin family protein produces the protein MSDERKVFGVFGGRGFHWVGDGFHVTQVFPGAHDLGERISPFLLMDYHAPYDYPATDTPRGVGVHPHRGFETVTLAFEGALAHHDSTGAGGVIRAGDVQWMTAASGILHKEYHESEWAKTGGRMHMMQLWVNLPAAHKMDPPGYQPLSAADMGTVELEGGTVTVIAGEYRGVEGPARTVTPINLWRVELRPGGSIDMSFPATDNAAVFVMEGSVDVNGTTAGEHHLVLFENEGTDIHVAAPTGAHLLVLEGTPLGEPVLFHGPFVMNTRAELMQAYEDFELGRFGQLV, from the coding sequence ATGAGCGACGAGCGCAAGGTGTTCGGGGTGTTCGGGGGCCGCGGGTTCCACTGGGTGGGTGACGGCTTCCACGTCACGCAGGTGTTCCCCGGCGCGCACGACCTGGGGGAGCGGATCAGTCCGTTCCTGCTGATGGACTACCACGCGCCCTACGACTACCCGGCGACGGACACCCCGCGCGGCGTAGGGGTGCACCCGCATCGGGGTTTCGAGACCGTGACGCTCGCGTTCGAGGGGGCGCTCGCGCACCACGACTCGACCGGGGCCGGCGGGGTGATCCGCGCCGGTGACGTGCAGTGGATGACCGCTGCCAGCGGGATCTTGCACAAGGAGTACCACGAGTCCGAATGGGCCAAGACCGGCGGGCGGATGCACATGATGCAGCTCTGGGTCAACCTTCCCGCCGCGCACAAGATGGACCCGCCCGGTTACCAGCCGCTCTCCGCCGCCGACATGGGCACCGTCGAGCTGGAAGGCGGCACCGTGACGGTGATCGCCGGCGAGTACCGTGGCGTCGAGGGCCCGGCCCGCACGGTCACGCCGATCAACCTGTGGCGGGTCGAGCTTCGCCCGGGCGGGTCGATCGACATGTCCTTCCCCGCCACCGACAACGCCGCCGTGTTCGTGATGGAAGGGTCCGTCGACGTGAACGGAACCACGGCCGGCGAGCATCACCTGGTGCTGTTCGAGAACGAGGGCACCGACATCCACGTCGCCGCCCCGACGGGAGCGCACCTCCTCGTGCTCGAGGGCACCCCCCTCGGTGAGCCGGTGCTGTTCCACGGGCCGTTCGTGATGAACACCCGCGCCGAGCTGATGCAGGCGTACGAGGACTTCGAGCTCGGCCGCTTCGGCCAGCTCGTCTAG
- a CDS encoding N-acetyltransferase produces MTTTVRDNAGEHRYEIWEDGTLAGFVVYELDGDVADFVHTETLAGFEGRGLASTLVRGALDDARRRGWQVRPFCPYVRGFIERHGEYLDLVPRDSRELFGLPL; encoded by the coding sequence ATGACGACCACGGTGCGCGACAACGCCGGCGAGCACCGGTACGAGATCTGGGAGGACGGCACGCTCGCCGGGTTCGTCGTATACGAGTTGGACGGCGACGTCGCCGACTTCGTCCACACCGAGACGCTCGCCGGGTTCGAGGGCCGCGGGCTCGCCTCGACGCTGGTGCGCGGCGCGCTCGACGACGCCCGCCGCCGGGGCTGGCAGGTACGACCCTTCTGCCCGTACGTGCGTGGGTTCATCGAACGCCACGGCGAGTACCTCGACCTCGTGCCGCGGGACTCACGGGAGTTGTTCGGCCTGCCCCTGTAG
- a CDS encoding DUF2249 domain-containing protein has protein sequence MQTLDVRPIPPRVRHETIFERLDALATGEALRLVNDHDPAPLRYQLEATRPGHFGWEYVEQGPEVWAIDITSTARVVDARPTLARGDEPFAEIMDAAGRVGDGEVLVVYAPFEPIPLEGVLSEQGFAYVADPLDGGDWRVTFRRE, from the coding sequence GTGCAGACGCTCGACGTGAGACCGATCCCGCCCCGGGTGCGCCACGAGACGATCTTCGAGCGTCTCGACGCGCTGGCCACCGGCGAGGCGCTGCGCCTGGTCAACGACCACGACCCGGCGCCGCTGCGGTATCAGCTGGAAGCGACCCGGCCCGGTCATTTCGGGTGGGAGTACGTGGAGCAAGGCCCCGAGGTCTGGGCGATCGACATCACGAGTACCGCCCGCGTGGTCGACGCGCGCCCGACGCTCGCTCGCGGCGACGAGCCCTTCGCCGAGATCATGGACGCCGCCGGGCGGGTCGGCGACGGCGAGGTGCTGGTCGTCTACGCACCGTTCGAGCCGATACCGCTCGAGGGGGTGCTGTCCGAGCAGGGCTTCGCCTACGTCGCCGACCCTCTCGACGGCGGCGACTGGCGCGTCACCTTCCGGCGGGAGTGA
- a CDS encoding class I SAM-dependent methyltransferase, protein MEPTKGVGAAFGSAAGYELFMGRYSRPLAVVFADAAGVAPGQAALDVGCGSGALTTVLVHRLGAGCVAACDPSRPMVETCAVNHRGAAVVQARAEELPFGSDRFDVVLTELVLHFVADPEAAVGELRRVARPGGTIAACVWDFAEKMEMLRHFWDAALTVDAAAPDEARTLRFGARGEIAELFTTAGLTDVVETTLRVSSTYEDFDELWSGYLAGIGPAGSFCLSLPDRDRGALRAALFDRLGSPTGGFTLGATARCGLARV, encoded by the coding sequence ATGGAGCCGACCAAGGGCGTTGGTGCCGCGTTCGGCTCCGCTGCGGGGTACGAGCTGTTCATGGGCCGGTACTCGCGACCGCTCGCCGTCGTCTTCGCCGACGCCGCCGGCGTCGCGCCCGGGCAAGCGGCGCTGGACGTCGGCTGCGGGTCCGGCGCGCTGACGACGGTGCTCGTCCACCGGCTGGGCGCAGGGTGCGTGGCGGCGTGTGACCCCTCGAGACCGATGGTCGAGACGTGCGCGGTGAACCACCGCGGAGCCGCGGTCGTCCAGGCGCGGGCCGAGGAGCTTCCGTTCGGCAGCGACCGGTTCGACGTCGTGCTGACCGAGCTCGTACTTCACTTCGTGGCGGATCCGGAGGCCGCCGTCGGTGAACTGCGGCGAGTCGCGCGCCCGGGTGGGACGATCGCAGCTTGCGTGTGGGACTTCGCCGAAAAGATGGAGATGCTGCGCCACTTCTGGGACGCGGCACTGACCGTCGACGCCGCCGCCCCCGACGAGGCGCGCACGCTCCGCTTCGGCGCAAGGGGTGAGATCGCCGAGCTGTTCACGACGGCTGGCCTGACCGATGTGGTCGAGACGACGCTGCGGGTCAGCTCGACATACGAGGACTTCGACGAGCTGTGGTCGGGTTACCTCGCGGGGATCGGCCCGGCGGGATCCTTCTGCCTCTCCCTACCCGACCGAGATCGCGGCGCGTTGCGCGCTGCGTTGTTCGACCGTCTCGGTTCTCCTACCGGCGGGTTCACCCTCGGCGCCACCGCGCGCTGTGGCCTCGCCCGGGTGTGA
- a CDS encoding pyridoxamine 5'-phosphate oxidase family protein: MTPDDPTVRHYLKHSMVMRLATQSSTGRASLTPIWFVVSDGALVASTAASTVAARNVAADPRVAVLLDAERAGGAEHVLRLRGTASLHTGLPPLGTLARLAGKYYLAPRGLGGELAHVRQWRARQRYYAQSEAVWIEIRPDAADLLSTPRSRSDS, encoded by the coding sequence ATGACCCCCGACGATCCGACCGTTCGGCACTACCTGAAGCACTCGATGGTGATGCGCCTGGCGACGCAGTCGAGCACGGGGCGCGCCTCGCTCACGCCGATCTGGTTCGTGGTGAGCGACGGCGCGCTGGTGGCGTCGACGGCGGCGAGCACCGTCGCCGCCCGCAACGTGGCCGCCGATCCGCGCGTCGCGGTGCTGCTCGACGCGGAGCGGGCGGGCGGCGCGGAGCACGTGCTGCGGCTGCGGGGTACCGCCTCGCTGCACACCGGATTGCCTCCGCTCGGGACCTTGGCCCGACTCGCGGGCAAGTACTACCTGGCGCCGCGCGGCCTCGGCGGTGAGCTCGCCCATGTGCGGCAGTGGCGGGCTCGGCAGCGGTACTACGCGCAGAGCGAAGCGGTCTGGATCGAGATCCGCCCCGACGCCGCCGACCTGCTCTCCACCCCGCGTTCTCGGTCGGATTCGTGA
- a CDS encoding winged helix-turn-helix transcriptional regulator — protein sequence MTAVPWLDEREARAWRSMLQMQMRLTGELARRLSADSGLSYQDYAVLVALTDIPDGRRRLKELGAMLGWEKSRLSHHVTRMADRGLVTKERCDSDGRGAFVVVTEHGRSEIEHAAPGHVGAVRELFVDRLRRDQLDTLADVAEAVLAGLEPCDDADIEHC from the coding sequence ATGACCGCAGTGCCCTGGCTCGACGAGCGAGAGGCACGCGCGTGGCGGTCGATGCTGCAGATGCAGATGCGCCTGACCGGAGAGCTGGCCCGGCGGCTTTCCGCCGATTCCGGGTTGTCCTATCAGGACTACGCGGTGCTCGTCGCGCTCACCGACATCCCCGACGGGCGGCGACGCCTGAAGGAGCTGGGCGCGATGCTCGGCTGGGAGAAGAGCCGCCTGTCGCACCACGTCACCCGCATGGCCGACCGGGGTCTGGTGACGAAGGAGAGGTGCGACTCCGACGGCCGTGGCGCGTTCGTCGTCGTCACCGAGCACGGCCGCTCCGAGATCGAGCACGCCGCCCCCGGGCACGTCGGCGCTGTCCGGGAGTTGTTCGTCGACCGGCTGCGCCGCGACCAGCTCGACACGCTGGCTGACGTCGCCGAGGCGGTGCTCGCCGGGCTCGAGCCGTGTGACGACGCCGACATCGAGCACTGCTGA
- a CDS encoding EthD domain-containing protein, with protein sequence MEKVIYVLWPTVDEGVELRSRLLGKTADALVAAGARGLQVNIADDDVEPAAGLRLAGSSPLPSAVVSVWMDSAIDELRQPFDTAVGAAAGEYAAYLVTESEPIRNTRHPVVPGRRTEGFAQIAFLRRPVRLDATTWRSIWQDQHTRVAIDTQDTFGYVQNVVVRALTQGAPPYDGIVEELFPAAAMSDRHAFFDAVGDDDRLAENFQAMIASSGKFLDLEGIEVAPTSQYALLQEVFPQI encoded by the coding sequence ATGGAGAAGGTTATTTACGTCTTGTGGCCGACCGTCGATGAAGGGGTCGAGCTGCGATCGAGGCTGCTCGGCAAGACCGCCGACGCTCTCGTGGCGGCGGGTGCCCGTGGTCTGCAGGTGAACATCGCCGACGACGACGTGGAACCGGCCGCCGGGTTGCGTCTGGCCGGCAGCTCTCCGTTGCCGTCGGCGGTCGTGTCGGTTTGGATGGACAGCGCCATCGACGAGCTGCGCCAGCCGTTCGACACCGCCGTCGGCGCCGCCGCCGGTGAGTACGCCGCGTACCTGGTGACCGAGTCCGAGCCGATCCGCAACACCCGCCACCCGGTCGTGCCCGGTAGGCGCACCGAGGGGTTCGCCCAGATCGCGTTCTTGCGCCGGCCCGTTCGCCTCGACGCCACCACCTGGCGCTCGATCTGGCAGGACCAGCACACGAGGGTGGCCATCGACACCCAGGACACCTTCGGCTACGTGCAGAACGTGGTGGTCAGGGCGCTGACGCAAGGAGCCCCGCCCTACGACGGCATCGTCGAGGAGCTGTTCCCGGCGGCGGCGATGAGCGATCGCCACGCGTTCTTCGACGCCGTTGGTGACGACGATCGCCTCGCCGAGAACTTCCAGGCGATGATCGCGAGCAGCGGGAAGTTCTTGGACCTGGAGGGCATCGAGGTCGCGCCGACGAGCCAGTACGCGCTGCTCCAAGAGGTTTTTCCACAAATCTGA
- a CDS encoding alpha/beta fold hydrolase, with protein sequence MAPPDAAPDQATDERELEWPRPALSSVWHRAVDDLVLVGFRRRKPHRPEDQLTRVESEATAALKLYRELGWLDDPTLAHPEPPPPTVVEVAPARAGRTTYKAVTFASGYEPGVAEPAAERWNSFAANRTVHVWMLRHREPRPWVVCLHGAGMGRAIMDFGLFRAGWMHDTLGLNVAALVLPLHGPRRAEIPADAHFPSEDAMHNIHGARQAVWDARRLIAWIRTQGDEPVGVIGVSLGGYIAALLGGLADGLRTVMLGAPVADLTALIEHHKGSALPHEKANIALARQLGPVVSPLAFAPRVPFDGRFIYAGVVDKMVNPRHHAERIWNHWGRPEALWYQGGHADLGWAKVIGRFIERNLDEVEMTRRRPAETPD encoded by the coding sequence ATGGCGCCACCAGATGCCGCACCAGACCAGGCGACCGACGAACGAGAACTCGAATGGCCGCGACCGGCCCTGTCGAGCGTCTGGCACCGTGCCGTGGACGACCTCGTGCTCGTCGGGTTCCGGCGGCGCAAGCCCCATCGCCCCGAAGACCAGCTCACGCGCGTCGAGAGCGAGGCGACGGCAGCGCTCAAGCTCTACCGCGAGCTCGGCTGGCTCGACGACCCCACGCTCGCCCATCCCGAGCCCCCGCCGCCCACCGTGGTGGAGGTGGCGCCGGCCAGGGCCGGACGCACCACGTACAAGGCGGTCACCTTCGCCAGCGGCTATGAGCCCGGGGTCGCAGAGCCGGCGGCAGAGCGCTGGAACAGCTTCGCCGCCAACCGGACAGTCCACGTATGGATGCTGCGCCACCGCGAGCCGCGGCCCTGGGTCGTCTGCCTCCACGGCGCCGGGATGGGACGAGCGATCATGGATTTCGGGCTCTTCCGCGCCGGGTGGATGCACGACACGCTCGGGCTCAACGTGGCAGCACTCGTGCTGCCGCTTCACGGGCCACGTCGAGCCGAGATCCCCGCCGACGCGCACTTCCCTAGCGAGGACGCGATGCACAACATCCACGGGGCACGCCAGGCGGTGTGGGACGCCCGTCGGCTGATCGCCTGGATCCGCACGCAGGGGGACGAGCCGGTGGGGGTCATCGGCGTGTCGCTCGGCGGGTACATCGCCGCGCTGCTCGGAGGCCTGGCCGACGGACTGCGCACGGTGATGCTCGGTGCGCCGGTGGCCGATCTCACCGCGCTCATCGAACACCACAAGGGATCTGCCCTGCCTCACGAGAAGGCGAACATCGCGCTGGCCCGTCAGCTCGGTCCGGTGGTCTCGCCGCTCGCCTTCGCGCCGCGCGTGCCGTTCGACGGTCGCTTCATCTACGCGGGCGTCGTCGACAAGATGGTCAACCCACGTCATCATGCCGAACGGATCTGGAACCACTGGGGGCGTCCGGAGGCGCTGTGGTACCAGGGCGGCCACGCCGACCTCGGATGGGCGAAGGTGATCGGTCGGTTCATCGAGAGGAATCTCGACGAAGTGGAGATGACCAGACGGCGTCCAGCCGAGACGCCGGACTGA